One genomic region from Anthonomus grandis grandis chromosome 1, icAntGran1.3, whole genome shotgun sequence encodes:
- the LOC126734371 gene encoding probable G-protein coupled receptor B0563.6, translating to MSKSGYSAAALLAILFALPFAWRVLVHREHGHWEDPIPAHYFAHLELFLGNGCLGIGVMMLLALTLERYVSVCHPGHARPILGSPIRAVILIPIITFIMYIPIMFRSFVKTCRLVPDGNVIYQRTENTAFITHPAYSVYKIVLEMIFKVIPVILLAALNLRILIVYRRSCEKRRKMTLSRTTSGEEDPRKFAEERRLVLLLGSTSILFLVCVTPMVILNVTLSDVNLLKYPYQVFRAIANLLEITNYSITFYIYCLFSEDFRNTLLRTLNLSDSTPARGLLKPPGATTTTITQNTQKSV from the exons GATATTCAGCAGCAGCACTCTTAGCCATCCTTTTTGCACTGCCCTTCGCATGGAGGGTTTTGGTCCACCGGGAGCACGGTCATTGGGAAGATCCCATACCTGCACATTATTTTGCACACTTGGAATTGTTTTTAG gTAACGGTTGCCTAGGAATAGGAGTGATGATGCTCCTAGCGTTAACGCTGGAACGCTACGTGAGCGTTTGCCATCCAGGACACGCCCGACCGATCCTAGGATCGCCTATTAGAGCCGTCATCCTAATTCCCATCATAACCTTCATCATGTACATTCCCATAATGTTTAGAAGTTTCGTGAAAACCTGTAGGCTGGTTCCTGATGGCAATGTGATATACCAAAGAACTGAGAACACCGCTTTTATTACACATCCCGCTTATAGTGTATATAAGATTGTTTTGGAgatgatttttaaggttattccTGTTATTTTGTTGGCGGCGTTAAACCTCAggattttaatagtttataG GCGGTCTTGTGAAAAACGCAGAAAAATGACTCTAAGCAGGACAACTTCAGGTGAAGAAGATCCCAGAAAATTTGCAGAAGAACGGAGACTAGTCCTCCTTTTAGGGTCcacaagtattttatttttagtatgtGTAACACCCATGGTCATCCTAAATGTTACTCTCTCGGAtgttaatttattgaaatatccTTATCAG gtGTTTCGAGCCATCGCCAACCTTCTAGAAATAACCAATTACTCAATAACGTTTTACATCTATTGTCTGTTCTCGGAAGATTTTAGAAATACGCTCTTAAGGACATTAAATCTTTCTGATTCAACTCCAGCTAGAGGGTTGCTTAAGCCGCCCGGTGCGACAACAACGACTATTACTCAGAACACACAAAAGAGTGTCTGA